From Algoriphagus sp. NG3, the proteins below share one genomic window:
- a CDS encoding S1C family serine protease, translated as MSKKQFFLGMLLASLIGGIVALAGVSFLSQSQNATSFDEKQQASFVNLLSGKDFTVPDGINFVASAEIVTPAVVHVKSKIAYPQSGRMQRDPLQEFFGIPPQGGRGSGPGSRAMPISSGSGVIISSDGYIVTNNHVVDKATEVEISLENNKRFIAKVIGTDPTTDLALLKIEATNLPFVRFGDSDNTRIGEWVLAVGNPFDLTSTVTAGIISAKARNIGILRDVENNLSIESFLQTDAVVNPGNSGGALVNLAGELIGINTAIASQTGTFNGYSFAVPSTLVKKVMDDLMNFGTVQRGLLGVNIQNVSPELADYLEENFPVEQGVYVGGVNENSGGAEAGLKKGDIIISVDGRATNNVANLQEMVARKRPGDKVEVEYIRNGKTHKTTATLKNFSGDTEIVRREIPKTYEYEGVVFEDVSDKVKSQLEIAGGAVISGVNGGKWGRAGARPGFIITSVISESGRTKITDVENLLEVLEANNGEPLVVLGMFQDGTEYYFEVE; from the coding sequence ATGAGCAAAAAACAATTCTTTCTAGGAATGCTTCTTGCCTCTTTAATAGGGGGCATAGTTGCCTTAGCGGGTGTTAGCTTTCTCTCTCAATCACAGAATGCCACAAGCTTTGATGAAAAGCAGCAGGCGAGTTTTGTGAATTTACTTTCAGGCAAGGATTTTACTGTCCCTGATGGAATCAATTTTGTTGCCTCTGCGGAAATCGTCACTCCTGCAGTGGTGCATGTGAAGAGCAAAATCGCCTATCCTCAAAGCGGCAGAATGCAACGGGATCCCCTACAGGAATTTTTCGGAATACCACCTCAGGGCGGCAGGGGATCTGGCCCTGGCAGCAGAGCCATGCCAATCAGTTCCGGTTCGGGTGTCATAATTTCTTCTGACGGCTATATTGTCACTAATAATCATGTGGTGGATAAAGCCACTGAAGTTGAGATTTCTTTGGAGAACAATAAGCGATTCATAGCAAAAGTCATAGGCACGGATCCAACTACTGATCTTGCATTGCTGAAAATAGAAGCAACCAATCTCCCATTTGTAAGATTTGGTGACTCGGATAATACCAGGATCGGTGAATGGGTGTTGGCAGTAGGAAATCCATTTGACCTTACTTCTACGGTTACTGCCGGTATTATTTCAGCAAAAGCAAGGAATATTGGCATTCTAAGAGATGTTGAAAACAACTTGTCTATTGAATCGTTCCTTCAGACCGATGCGGTAGTCAATCCTGGTAATTCAGGGGGTGCACTGGTGAATCTGGCGGGTGAATTAATCGGGATCAATACAGCGATAGCATCCCAGACAGGTACGTTTAACGGTTATTCTTTTGCCGTCCCCAGTACGTTGGTGAAGAAGGTAATGGATGACCTGATGAACTTTGGCACTGTACAAAGAGGATTGCTGGGAGTGAATATCCAAAATGTCAGCCCTGAGCTTGCTGATTATTTGGAGGAAAACTTCCCTGTAGAGCAGGGTGTGTATGTGGGCGGAGTAAACGAAAACAGCGGTGGGGCTGAAGCCGGTCTCAAAAAAGGAGACATTATCATCAGTGTCGATGGCCGTGCCACAAACAATGTGGCGAACCTACAGGAAATGGTTGCCAGAAAACGCCCCGGTGACAAGGTGGAAGTGGAATATATCAGAAATGGTAAAACCCATAAAACTACGGCTACTCTGAAAAACTTCTCAGGTGATACAGAAATTGTAAGGCGGGAAATCCCGAAAACCTATGAATACGAAGGGGTTGTTTTTGAGGATGTAAGCGATAAGGTTAAAAGCCAACTTGAGATTGCCGGTGGTGCCGTAATATCTGGTGTCAACGGGGGTAAGTGGGGCAGAGCCGGGGCCAGACCTGGATTTATCATAACTTCTGTTATCTCCGAAAGCGGTAGGACAAAAATCACTGATGTGGAAAATCTGCTGGAAGTCTTGGAGGCCAACAATGGAGAGCCATTAGTGGTGCTTGGTATGTTCCAGGACGGAACAGAGTATTACTTTGAGGTCGAATAA
- a CDS encoding DUF6600 domain-containing protein: MKTPQVPRWIKNLLMGILTILWISPKNAKADAPAAVSFQVFYDELMPYGDWVKDARYGYVWLPAVYDDFHPYGTNGHWVMTSYGNTWVSDYDWGWATFHYGRWYYDDNYRSWAWIPDYTWGPAWVDWRTGGGYYGWAPMGPGFSVSVRVNIPAFHWVFVPQNRFVYRNVYSYCVPRGRRVNIYNNTTIINHTVVYNNNKYYAGPPRREIERVTKRSYPERRLESSKAPGRTVASRNAVRAYRPDLQSARGTSTSARPSRVLSSGEARTQPTATPSRVNSRSESVSGRPATTTAGSSRSVQPATTPSRSNSTSKGSAFETKPYSGNQTRTTAPTNSRSTDSRTSAPASRSGSSRETKASPAQTRTQTVSPAQRSTQPRTQSAPAQRSTQTRTQPASSRPQSSSPTVKSAPAQTRKATPAPSRSSTTVKSSSGSRTAPASTSRSSSSSSSRSSSKTRGNN; encoded by the coding sequence ATGAAAACGCCGCAAGTACCTCGATGGATAAAAAACCTACTAATGGGAATCCTGACAATTCTCTGGATTAGCCCTAAAAACGCAAAGGCTGATGCCCCGGCTGCTGTATCATTCCAGGTATTCTATGACGAATTGATGCCATATGGTGATTGGGTCAAAGATGCCAGATATGGCTATGTGTGGCTGCCTGCCGTATATGATGATTTCCATCCTTATGGCACCAACGGCCACTGGGTCATGACATCCTATGGCAATACGTGGGTTTCTGACTACGATTGGGGATGGGCTACCTTCCATTATGGCAGGTGGTATTATGATGATAACTACAGGAGCTGGGCATGGATCCCCGATTACACATGGGGGCCGGCATGGGTGGACTGGAGAACTGGAGGAGGATACTATGGTTGGGCTCCAATGGGGCCTGGTTTCAGTGTAAGCGTGAGAGTAAACATCCCGGCCTTCCATTGGGTATTTGTACCGCAAAACAGATTTGTGTACCGCAATGTTTACAGTTACTGTGTACCAAGAGGTCGTCGGGTAAACATCTACAATAACACTACCATCATCAATCATACGGTAGTTTACAATAACAATAAATACTATGCAGGACCTCCTAGAAGGGAAATCGAACGGGTGACCAAAAGATCCTATCCTGAACGCAGATTGGAAAGCAGCAAAGCCCCAGGCAGAACAGTGGCTTCCAGAAATGCAGTGAGGGCATATAGACCTGACTTGCAAAGCGCAAGAGGCACCTCTACATCAGCCAGACCCTCCAGAGTACTGTCGTCAGGTGAAGCCAGAACCCAACCTACCGCTACTCCTTCAAGAGTCAATAGCAGATCAGAATCTGTATCGGGCAGACCGGCCACAACAACTGCAGGATCTTCCCGTTCTGTTCAGCCTGCCACAACTCCAAGTAGGTCAAATTCCACTTCGAAAGGCAGTGCCTTCGAAACGAAGCCTTACTCTGGTAACCAGACCCGAACAACTGCACCGACTAATTCCAGAAGTACTGATTCCCGAACTTCTGCGCCGGCGAGCAGATCTGGCTCAAGCAGAGAAACTAAGGCTTCCCCGGCCCAAACCAGAACCCAGACGGTATCTCCTGCACAGAGATCGACCCAGCCACGGACTCAGTCTGCACCTGCACAAAGATCAACTCAAACTAGAACCCAACCTGCGTCCAGCAGACCCCAATCTTCGAGTCCGACAGTAAAAAGCGCTCCTGCACAGACCCGAAAAGCCACTCCGGCACCTAGCCGTAGTTCTACTACAGTAAAAAGCTCTTCAGGTTCCAGAACCGCCCCGGCCTCAACATCCAGATCTTCTAGCAGCTCCTCCTCTAGAAGCAGCTCCAAGACCAGAGGGAATAATTAA
- a CDS encoding serine hydrolase domain-containing protein: protein MNKKYIAISCFVFTLLLSVNSYAQSPSTVVSPQGKQPLQGMSAERLSRIDQMLEDAISSDQIPGVVAMIVKDGKIVYHEAKGLADATTGKTMVKDQVFRIASQSKAITSTAVMMLWEEGKFQMDDPISKYIPEFAEPQVLTGFRYGDTTFSSRPASRAITIRDLITHTSGIGYGVIDGDERMKMIYHKAGIVDLFTTEPVRIGENIKKLAKLPLHHDPGTKFTYSEGLDVLGYFIEVVSGMPFDQFLQTRVFDPIGMKNTGFYLNDSQGEKLVTVHRKVNNQWEAFPVTFYDPDYPKKGAKTYFSGGAGLSSTAEDYAKFLQMYLNGGVYNGNRLLSPTTIKAIMSNQVGDLLGDGGKDYGLAFGLVDENGVAKGGIGSLGTFDWGGYFNTQYFADPVTGTIGILMKQTQGNTGDETGWKFRQMVFSAVE, encoded by the coding sequence ATGAATAAGAAATACATTGCTATTAGCTGTTTTGTTTTCACACTTTTATTGAGCGTAAATAGCTATGCTCAGAGTCCTTCAACTGTTGTTTCTCCACAGGGGAAACAACCTTTACAAGGGATGTCCGCAGAGCGCTTGAGCCGTATAGATCAGATGCTTGAAGATGCCATCAGCTCAGATCAGATCCCTGGAGTAGTTGCTATGATAGTGAAAGACGGTAAAATAGTATATCATGAAGCCAAGGGGTTGGCAGATGCTACTACAGGGAAAACAATGGTAAAAGATCAGGTTTTTAGGATTGCCTCGCAATCAAAAGCCATCACCTCCACGGCTGTAATGATGCTTTGGGAGGAGGGAAAATTCCAAATGGATGATCCAATATCCAAGTATATCCCTGAATTTGCAGAACCTCAGGTTCTGACAGGCTTCCGATATGGCGACACTACATTTTCTTCCCGGCCTGCTTCCCGGGCCATCACTATCCGGGATTTGATTACCCATACTTCAGGTATAGGGTATGGTGTGATCGATGGAGATGAGCGGATGAAAATGATCTACCATAAGGCCGGAATTGTGGACTTGTTTACCACTGAGCCGGTCAGAATCGGAGAGAACATTAAGAAGCTTGCCAAACTCCCACTTCATCATGATCCTGGAACAAAATTCACCTACAGTGAAGGGCTGGATGTGCTAGGTTATTTTATAGAAGTTGTTTCAGGAATGCCTTTTGACCAATTTCTTCAAACCAGGGTTTTTGACCCCATCGGTATGAAAAACACGGGGTTTTACCTAAATGACTCCCAAGGTGAAAAACTGGTCACTGTTCACAGGAAAGTCAATAATCAATGGGAAGCTTTTCCGGTGACCTTTTACGATCCGGATTACCCCAAAAAAGGAGCAAAAACTTACTTCTCCGGCGGGGCAGGACTATCATCTACCGCTGAAGATTATGCCAAATTCCTTCAGATGTACCTCAATGGAGGTGTATATAATGGGAATAGATTGCTCAGTCCCACGACCATCAAAGCCATCATGAGTAACCAGGTGGGGGATTTACTGGGTGACGGGGGCAAGGACTATGGACTGGCTTTTGGGCTGGTGGATGAAAATGGGGTAGCCAAAGGAGGTATTGGTAGCTTGGGTACTTTTGACTGGGGAGGATACTTCAATACACAGTATTTTGCCGATCCAGTGACCGGTACTATTGGGATCCTTATGAAGCAGACTCAGGGCAATACCGGGGATGAGACAGGCTGGAAGTTTAGACAGATGGTGTTTTCAGCTGTAGAATAA